One Bos indicus isolate NIAB-ARS_2022 breed Sahiwal x Tharparkar chromosome 22, NIAB-ARS_B.indTharparkar_mat_pri_1.0, whole genome shotgun sequence DNA window includes the following coding sequences:
- the LOC109575942 gene encoding serine protease 44-like, with the protein MASPGVLQSGSGSLGLLVWLLALQPWLSEALVGGEGAQGRSALPSPSPPTLGGGREDPGARHWKLPPSGAPGTSGAPESRMTSVAPNLVAFTLNDSDSYKAMTPPQAPGETPKPLFPSACGHRTSRIVGGRPAAEKKWPWQVSLQVNQKHICGGSLIGSRWVLTAAHCIFGHVEYTVKMGITQLQQTSTMAVTVPVQDIVIHKHFNPIGIIENDIALALLAFPVNFSASIQPVCLPEKAFMVQAGTECWVTGWGKVKEEDVPQASTQELQEAELNILRYETCNEVLSEKLESQFDVVKEGTVCAISSKGKDACQGDSGGPLVCEFNNSWVQVGIVSWGIGCGRSGYPGVYTEVSFYKDWLIARFLSLGLALPLTSDSYSMPYPQFNLESTDHVEVHVTEKWKQETLRVFQPAAPGTYRIYTYTMAAFCCWEGVAETIPAGWRVTCGDASGCFTHILQNVFTSSLAAALSDTLSYQCTW; encoded by the exons ATGGCGTCTCCAGGTGTCCTCCAGAGCGGCAGCGGCTCCCTGGGCCTCCTAGTCTGGCTCCTGGCCCTTCAACCTTGGCTCAGTGAGGccctggtgggtggggagggggcgcagGGCAGGTCAGCTCTGCCCTCACCCTCTCCACCTACCTTGGGGGGTGGTCGCGAGGACCCCGGAGCACGCCATTGGAAGCTGCCTCCTTCGGGAGCCCCGGGAACTTCCGGGGCCCCTGAATCCCGTATGACTTCGGTAGCCCCCAATTTGGTGGCGTTTACCTTAAATGACTCTGATTCATACAAGGCTATGACACCCCCACAGGCACCAGGAGAGACCCCAAAACCCCTCTTTCCTTCAG CGTGTGGCCATCGGACTTCGAGGATAGTTGGTGGAAGGCCGGCCGCAGAGAAGAAGTGGCCGTGGCAGGTCAGCCTGCAGGTCAATCAAAAACACATATGCGGAGGCTCCCTCATTGGCAGTCGGTGGGTGTTGACCGCGGCCCATTGCATATTTGG CCATGTGGAATACACAGTGAAGATGGGAATCACACAGTTGCAGCAAACCTCCACAATGGCAGTCACGGTGCCAGTCCAAGACATCGTTATCCACAAACATTTCAATCCTATCGGAATAATCGAAAATGACATTGCCCTTGCTCTGCTCGCCTTCCCTGTGAATTTCTCTGCGAGCATCCAACCCGTGTGCCTCCCTGAAAAGGCTTTCATGGTCCAAGCTGGTACAGAGTGCTGGGTGACTGGATGGGGAAAAGTAAAGGAAGAAG ACGTACCACAAGCTTCTACACAAGAGCTTCAGGAGGCTGAGCTAAACATTCTTCGCTATGAGACTTGTAATGAGGTGCTCAGCGAAAAGTTGGAAAGTCAGTTTGATGTGGTCAAGGAGGGGACTGTCTGCGCTATCAGCTCCAAAGGAAAGGATGCCTGCCAG GGAGATTCTGGGGGTCCCCTGGTCTGTGAATTTAATAATTCATGGGTCCAAGTGGGAATTGTGAGCTGGGGCATTGGCTGTGGTCGCAGCGGGTATCCAGGAGTTTACACAGAAGTGAGTTTCTACAAGGATTGGCTCATTGCTAGA TTTCTGAGTCTTGGACTAGCACTGCCTCTGACCTCTGACTCCTACTCAATGCCCTATCCTCAGTTTAATTTGGAATCCACTGACCATGTGGAGGTCCACGTGACTGAGAAATGGAAGCAAGAAACCCTGAGAGTTTTCCAGCCTGCTGCTCCAGGAACCTATCGCATCTACACCTACACCATGGCCGCATTTTGCTGCTGGGAAGGAGTGGCTGAAACAATCCCAGCTGGATGGAGAGTGACCTGCGGTGATGCCTCAGGGTGCTTCACCCACATCTTGCAGAACGTCTTCACATCATCCCTGGCAGCAGCATTATCTGACACTTTATCGTATCAGTGCACATGGTGA
- the LOC139178649 gene encoding serine protease 44-like: MAAPGVPRCGGGSLGLLVWLLAFQPLLSEGDGPKEASTMSPTLQGTPSTSGYPTSVNVSAHPVSPVPPITPVGETLKPAQTPAFEPLPPQGTCGHRVMRIVGGVPSPERQWPWQVSLQINNVHKCGGSLIAPRWVLTSAHCVRGHEEYTVRLGDTLLQSNSQNAVVIPVQDIICYNYYNYQTMRHDIALVLLALSVNYSAYIQPVCLPGKDFEVKAGTVCWATGWGRTLQFGPSHVPTLQETKQVILHYTTCNRMVKKQEKPFPKVVRKGMVCGYHEKSGGPCKGDAGGPLVCQFNDRWIQMGIVSWGIHCALTEVPAVYTDVRFYKDWVYGTMNQASILDSGGFFIPWVCLMLALSILVTL; this comes from the exons ATGGCGGCCCCAGGTGTCCCCCGCTGTGGCGGCGGCTCCTTGGGCCTCCTGGTCTGGCTCCTTGCCTTTCAGCCACTTCTCA GTGAGGGTGATGGACCCAAGGAGGCTTCTACAATGAGCCCCACATTGCAGGGGACCCCCTCAACTTCAGGATACCCGACATCCGTGAATGTTTCAGCacaccctgtgtctcctgtgcctccCATAACTCCAGTGGGAGAGACTTTGAAACCTGCACAGACTCCCGCTTTTGAACCGCTGCCTCCTCAAG GAACATGTGGCCATCGGGTTATGCGGATAGTTGGTGGAGTGCCATCCCCTGAGAGACAGTGGCCCTGGCAGGTGAGCCTGCAGATCAACAATGTCCACAAATGTGGAGGCTCCCTCATTGCGCCACGTTGGGTACTGACGTCAGCTCACTGTGTAAGAGG CCATGAGGAATATACAGTGCGCCTAGGAGACACATTGTTACAATCAAATTCCCAAAATGCAGTGGTCATTCCAGTTCAAGACATCATTTGCTATAACTACTATAATTATCAGACTATGAGGCATGACATTGCCCTTGTTCTGCTGGCCCTCTCTGTGAATTATTCTGCGTACATCCAGCCAGTGTGCCTTCCTGGAAAGGATTTTGAAGTGAAAGCTGGGACAGTGTGCTGGGCGACTGGATGGGGCCGAACTTTACAATTTG GGCCGTCACATGTACCCACTCTTCAGGAGACTAAGCAAGTCATTCTTCACTACACGACATGTAATAGGATggtcaagaaacaggaaaaaccatttcCCAAGGTAGTTCGTAAAGGAATGGTCTGTGGTTATCATGAGAAGAGTGGAGGCCCCTGCAAG ggAGATGCTGGGGGTCCCCTGGTCTGTCAGTTTAATGACAGATGGATCCAGATGGGGATTGTGAGCTGGGGTATTCACTGTGCTTTGACAGAAGTGCCTGCAGTGTACACAGACGTTAGATTCTACAAGGATTGGGTTTATGGTACAATGAATCAGGCTTCTATTCTGgattcaggaggattctttatcccATGGGTGTGTCTGATGTTGGCCCTGAGCATCCTGGTGACCCTGTGA